The Symphalangus syndactylus isolate Jambi chromosome 8, NHGRI_mSymSyn1-v2.1_pri, whole genome shotgun sequence genome includes a window with the following:
- the RNASE9 gene encoding LOW QUALITY PROTEIN: inactive ribonuclease-like protein 9 (The sequence of the model RefSeq protein was modified relative to this genomic sequence to represent the inferred CDS: substituted 1 base at 1 genomic stop codon) encodes MMRTLITTHPLPLLLLLQQLLQPVQFQEVDTDFDFSEDKKEEFEEYLEQFFSTGPTRPPTKEKVKRRVLIEPXMPLDHIDYCDSEIMRKNVYYKHRCVAEHYFLLMQYDELQNICYNRFVPCKNGIRKCNRSKGLVEGVYCNLTEAFEIPACKYESFYRKGYVLITCAWQNELQKLIPHTINDLVEPSEHRSFLGEDGVFVIPP; translated from the coding sequence ATGATGAGAACTCTGATCACCACACACCCACTGCCCCTGCTTCTAttgctgcagcagctgctgcagccaGTGCAGTTTCAAGAGGTGGATACAGATTTTGATTTCTcagaagataaaaaagaagaatttgaagAGTATTTGGAACAATTTTTTAGTACAGGGCCCACCAGACCACCTACcaaagaaaaagtcaaaagacGTGTCCTTATTGAACCTTGAATGCCATTAGATCATATAGACTACTGTGATAGTGAAATCATGAGAAAAAATGTTTACTACAAACACCGTTGTGTGGCAGAACATTACTTCCTTCTTATGCAATATGACGAGCTCCAAAACATCTGTTACAACAGATTTGTGCCATGTAAGAATGGAATTAGGAAATGTAACAGGAGCAAAGGTCTTGTAGAAGGAGTGTATTGTAATTTAACAGAAGCATTTGAAATACCAGCGTGTAAATACGAATCATTTTATAGGAAGGGCTATGTTCTTATCACTTGTGCATGGCAAAATGAACTACAAAAACTGATTCCTCATACTATAAATGACCTCGTGGAGCCATCTGAACACAGAAGTTTCCTCGGTGAGGATGGTGTCTTTGTCATACCGCCCTAG